The Sinorhizobium sp. B11 genomic interval GGCGCTGACACCTGATTATGTCAACACCGCAACCGGTCTGCAGTTGCACCAGTTCAAGTGGCTCGACGGCGACGATCTGATCGGCGAGCTGCCCGTCACCTGGAACTATCTCGTCAACGAATATGACAAGCGCGATGACGCAAAGATCGTGCATTTCACAGATGGCGGCCCCTATTTCGACGAGTACAGGAACGACGATTACGCCGAGGAATGGTTCGCAACGCGCGAGCGAATGCTGCACGTCCAGCAGCGCGGCTGACCGGCGTATCAGGTGGGCGGGGCGTGTTCCGAAACGTCGGGCCGCTCCGAGGGGTACGGTGGCCATGAAAAAGCGACAGACGATTGCAGGGCGCCGATCAAGGCGCCCTTTTCGTTTAGAAGCTTATGTCTATCGGCTCCATGCCAACGCGACCCAAAACCCCGTCAGTGTTTGGTGACACCACCGGCGGGCTTGGCAGCTTTCGGCGGCGGTGTTGTCGTCGGAACGCTCTGGGCGCCGCCTTTGGATTTGCTTGCGACCTTTGGCTTTGCCGTCTTGTCGGTGGCCGTGGCCTTCTTCGCGCGTGGCTTCCTGGCCGGCTGGCTGTCTGCGTCTACGCTCGCGCTGATCTCCTGAAACGCCTGAAGCCAGTGTCTCATATCCTCGCCCTGCGGACGGCCTTCCTGTTCCCAGATTTCATAGGCGCGCTGCCTGATACGGTCTTCCCTGTCTGTCATCGTCGTCCCTCCGGTGTTGATGCTATCCGGATGAGCCAGATGGTGCGCCAACGCGCGTCGACAACGGCGACGCATGCTCTTATTGCCTGGGCCGCGATCACGAAATCGCGATGATCGGCATCTGCCTTGAATTTAACGCAAGCTTTTGGGCGCCAGCCGGTCGTCAGCGAAGTTCAGATCGCCATAGCTTGAGCGGATCCATTGTCTTCAATCAGCTCCGGCATCGCTGCCGTCACACGAATTTCGCAAGAGATGTCGGTGCCTACTGCGTGGTCGCGGCGCGCGGATCATGCGGAACCTCTTCGCCGCCTCCGCATTATGGTGCGGCTTCAACAAGGACAGTGTCATGGACCATCAGACCCTTCTCGCAGCCACCTTTGCCTCTGCATCGTTTGCACTCGTCTGGTGGCAAACGAAAGCCTGATCGCTCACGCTCGACGGAATCTAGCAAGGACGCATAGGGCACGGCCCGTCCCTACCCTTGGCATTACCGCTCTAGCCTTTGCCGACACGGTAGATCGTACTTCCGCTATTAGGATAAAGCGCCAACATTCCGGATGACCATCGAGCGCTTTGCCGGGATTTTCCACATCGTGGAATTTCCGGGAATAGTCGGCGACTAAACAATGCTTTCAGTTAGTTTTGCGGGGCAAACAACTGAAACAAGGGTGGAAATAGTCATGGGATCGGAACCTTGGTACCGCACGGCGCTGCGATGGGGACAGACCAATCTGGTTGAAATCGACCCCGAGCGCTACGACGACACCTGGTGGCGGGAGCACTGGCGCAAGACGCGCGTTCAAGGCGTTATCATCAATGCCGGCGGCATTGTCAGCTATTACCCGACGAAATTTCCCCTGCATCACAAGGCGGTAACGCTCGGAGAGCGCGACCTCTACGGCGAGATCGTCAAGGCCGCACGCGAGGAGGGTCTGAAGGTGATCGCGCGCATGGATTCAAACCGCGTCGCGGAAGACTTCTATCGTGCCCATCCGGACTGGATCTGCCTCGATATCGACGGCAAGCCCTACCGTCAGGCTGACAAATACGTCACCTGCATCAACTCGCCCTACTACAGCGAATATCTGCCTGACATCATGCGCGAGATCATCGAACGCACCATGCCAGACGGTTTCGCCGACAACAGCTGGGCCGGCATACCGCGCAAGAACATCTGCTATTGCCGGCATTGCACCGAGCAGTTCTTCGCATGGTCGGCCGTGGACCTGCCCGGCCGCCATGACTGGGCTGACGAAAACTATCGCCGCTGGATCCAGTGGAACTACAAGCGACGCACCGACCTCTGGGAATTCAACAACAAGGTCACCACCGCAGTCGGCGGCAAGGACTGCTGCTGGATGGGCATGATCAGCGGCGATATCCTCAACAACGGCAATCGCTTCATCGATCTCAAGGAAATCCTTGCCCGCAGCCCGATCGTCATGCTCGACCATCAGCGCAGAAACCTCGTCGACGGTTTCGAGGACAATACCGAAACTGGCAAACGGTTGCATGAAGTTGGTGGTTGGGACAAGCTCATCCCCGAGAGTACGCCGCAATACCAGCTCGGTTCGCCGGCTTTCCGCCTCGCCAGCATGCCGCCCGCCGAAGTGCGTCTGTGGTCCTCCTCCGGCTTTGCCGGCGGCATCCAGCCCTGGTGGCATCATATCGGCTCGTCTCATGAAGATCGCCGCCAATACAGGACGGCAGAGCCGATATTCAAATGGCATGAGGCGAACCAGGATATTCTGATCAATCGCCAGCCACAGGCCGATGTCGGCGTCGTCTGGTCGCAGCACAACCACGACTATCACGGCCGCGACAAGGCAAACGACCGCACCATGAACCCCTATCGGGGCACGACAAGGGCGCTCGATCGGGCTGGGATTACCTATCTGCCCGTCAATGCCGACGATATAGGCAAGGCTGCGGGGCGCTTCGGCGTACTTGTCCTTCCGAACCTCGCCGCCATGACGGACAAGCAGGTTGCTGCCGTTGAAGCTTTCGCCGCCCAAGGCGGTTCTGTGATCGCCTCGTCAGAAGCGAGCCTCTACAGCGAGCATGGCGACCGCCGAAAGGACTTTGCCCTTGCAAAGCTTTTCGGCGTCCATCGCAAGAATGGCGCGCATGGTGACTTCGAGGCCGCCAATCCCGACATCGAGACCAGCGCGCGTCACACTTATCTGCGCCTCTTGCCTGAACAGCGCGCCGGTGTCCACGGACCATCGGACAAGACCGCGCCGAAAGCTGACGGAAGCCGGCATCCGGTGCTTGCTGGTCTTGACGAAACCGACACCCTTCCCTTCGGCGGCTACCTGCCCATCGCCAGTGTCGATGATGACGTCAAGGTGCTGGCAACTTTCATCCCGGACTTTCCGATCTATCCGCCGGAAACCTCCTGGATGCGGCAGCCTTATTCGGATGTGCCTGCCATCACCGTCCGCGAACACGGCAACGGAAAATTCGTCTGGTTCGTTGCCGATCTCGACCGTTGTTATGCACGTGACGACCAGTTCGAGCACGCGCGGCTGATTACCAATGCCGCGCGCTGGATGCTAGCCGACCGATCGCTCCTGAGGCTGGAAGGCACGCATGATCTTGTTACGGCCGTGCTCTATCAGCAGGATAGACGGCAGATCGTTCACCTCAACAACCGCGTTCTGGTCTCCCGCGTGCCGGGTCGCCAGAACGAGCTCGTACCGATTGGTCCGGTGACCCTGCGTCTGCGCAAACCGCGCGGCAAGACAGCCTCCGACGCAAATCTCAGGGTTGCGGGAAAGACTGTGAAGGTCACCGACGAGGGCAGCGAAATCGCCATCGATGTCGGCACGATCCTCGACCACGAGGTGATCGTCGTCGACTGGTCCTGACCGACAAAGAGAGCCGCCGGCTCGAAACAGCCGGCGGTTTCATTTCGAGCAGAGTGTTTCGCGTCAGCTCGCAATGGCGTTGACAGGCGGCATCTCCCCGCTGAGAGCCGCCGTCAACTGCGCCGAAGTCTCAGCGAGCAGGCGCCCGAGCACTGGAATCCGCTGCGGCGTTATCCGCGACGCGAGGCTCGACAGCGATATGGCGCAGATCGCCTCGCCGCGATGGTCGTAGACGGCAGCTGCCACACAGCGCAGGCCGGAAACCAGCTCCTCGTCATCGACAGCATAACCGTCCGCCCGGATTCTTTCGAGATCGGCGCAAAGAGCCGATTGTCGCGTGAGCGTATTGGCCGTGAAGCGTCGGCTTCCCTCGCGTGACAGGATCGCCTCCAGATCCTCCTGCGAATATGTCGCCAGGATCGCCTTGCCCATGGCTGAGGCCGTCATCGGCACCCTGCTGCCGACCCGGCTGACGCTGCGGGTGATATCGCGGCTCTCAACCCGATCGACGCAAACCATCTCACCGTCCTGAACGAAGCCGAGATTGCTGGTTTCGCGCGTCTGATCGCGCAAGCGCCTGAGATAGGGGAGCGCGGTCGCAACAAGATTGCTCTGACGGGTGAACACGGAACCGATGGCAAAGGCCTGCCGGCCAATATGCCACATGCGATCGTTGGGATTGTACTGGATGAATTGCCACTGCTCCAGTGTTGTCAGAATGCGATGAACCGTAGACGGGGCCAAACCCGTGCGGCTGGCGAGATCGACCAGACGGTTGCCATGCTCGTCCATACCCATCGCTTCGAGCAGCATCATGGCACGGTCGATCGATTGCACGCGCCCGTGAAGATTTTTCTCCTCCACCTGCTCTCCCATAGGTCTCCTCCATTGCAATAAAGCTTTTCTTGGCGCTGTTTATTCAGATGGTAACGCTACCATCTGCCAGCGTCAACGACGGAAAGCGGAATGTACCGACCGCGAACATGGTTGTTCACGAGATCGTGCGCCATGCTGACGCCAGTTCGACCAACGCCATCGCGAGTTACAAAGGCGGCTTCCATTGCCATGTCCCTTTTGCGCTCGCGCAGCCTGGGAAACCCGGCTCTAAATCATCATACAAGGTCAATTTTATCGTTTTTTCGGCAACGACTTAAGTAAATTGTCGTTTGTTTATCGATAAAAACACTTGTTGGATGCAAAATAGATGATAACGTTTCAACTAAATTGAATGCCGGATGGCAGCAGTCAACGTTTGGGAGGACGTGACATGACCAACAGCAATAGATTTATGCCCGAAATCCGTCGCCGCACGTTGCTCGCAGGAGCGGGCAGCACCGCCCTGCTGGCCATGGCAGGCGCAACGAGAGCTCAGGATGCAGTTAGCGGCGAACTCGTCGTTCTGAACTGGCTCGGCGGCTCAGAACTCGACATGATGCATTCGATCGAGAAGGCCTTTCTGGCGAAATATCCCAATGTCACGATCCGCGAAGTCGCCATCACTGGCCAGGGTGACATGCGCGGCGGCATCCGCACCGCGCTGATGGGCGGCGAGGTCGTCGATGTGCTCTTCAACACGTGGCCGGCCTTTCGCAAGGAACTTGCCGATGCCGGCATGCTCCGGCCGATCGACGATCAGTGGAAATCCTTCGGTTGGGACAAGCTCGTCAGCCAGTCGTGGAAGGATCTCGGATCCATCGGCGACAAGACCTACGGCCTGACTTACACCTTCGGTGACCGCTCCGGCATCTGGTACAAGAAGGAGCATCTCGCCAAGGCCGGTATTGCCGAACCGCCGAAGACCTGGGACGAATTTGTCGCCTCCTTCGCGAAGCTTACAAAGGCGGGCTATGCGGCCCCGATCGCGATCCCCGGGAAATACTGGGCGCATGCCGAATGGTTTGAAACCCTGCTGCTCAGAACCGCAGGTGTGGAGACGGCGGCGAAGCTTGGCGCCCATGAAATCCCGTGGACCGATCCAGCTGTGAAGACCGCGCTGACAAAATACGCCGAGATGCTGACGTCCGGTTGCTGCGGGGCGCCGAACACCATGCTTGCCAACGACTGGGACGGTGAGGCCGACCAGGTCTTCCAGGCCAATGCCAAGAACTATCTGCTGATCGGCATGTGGATGAACAATCGCGCCAAGAACGACTACAAGCTGGTCGAGGGCAAGGATTACGGTCTGTTCCAGTTCCCGTCTCTCGGCATGGGCCATGACGATACATCGAGCGTCGACGCCAAGGAGCTGCTGGTGACGACGAATGGCCCTAATCCGAAGGCGGCAGATGCCTTCCTCGATTTCTGGACGAGTGCCGAGGCCGCCAACATTCTCGCCAAGGCCGGTTATGCCTCGCCAAGCAGCAATGTCGATGCTTCGCTCTATGGTGAAGCACAGAAAGTGGCGACGCAGGCTGTCGCAAGCTCGAAGCTGCAATTCGTGCTCGGCGACCTGCTGCCCGGCGATCTCGTCGACGAGTATCGCGTGCAGTTGCAAAAGTTCCTGCAGGATCCGTCGAGCGCCAATATCGATGCGGTTCTTGCTGCTATCGAAACCAAGGCCCAAGGTTCCTACTGATGGCTGACACCTCCGCTTCCCCGGTGCGGGAAGCGGCGGGCGTGATGCAGGGTTCTCCGCTGGCGGCTGGCATCAAAGGCCGTCGGCGTCTGCTTAGGGACACGCCCGCCGCACTGATCCTGATTGCGCCGGTTATCGTGTTGTTTGCGATCGCCGTGATCTATCCGCTGGTCGAGACGATCCGGCTGAGCTTCTGGGATATCCAGGGGCTCAGAAAGCCGGCCTTTATCGGCTTCGGCAATTATGCGCGGCTCTTCGCGGACGCGGCTTTCCGCAACACGCTGCTGACGACCTTGATCTTCACCATCGGCACGACCGTGATCTCGGTGGCGATCGGCTGGGTTCTGGCGATGCTGTGTGCCTTCGCGCCGCAGCAAACCCTGCCCTTCCGCGTGATGATCTTTGCGGCCTTCGGCATTTCGGAAGCAGTATCAGGCTATATGTGGATCGGCATCTACAGGCCGGATGCCGGCGGTCTGCTCAATTCATTGATCCAGCTTCTGGGCTTTCCCGGTTTTGCCCATGCCTGGCTCGGCGACGCCAACACCGCCCTCTGGGCGCTGATCGTTGCAGCCTCCTGGAGCGGTGTCGGTCTGCCCCTGATGCTGATCTTCGCTGCCATCCAGGCGATCCCCAAATCTGTGCTCGAAGCGGCCTACATGGACGGTGCCAGGCCGCTCTCGACCATGCGGCACATCATGATGCCGCTGTCGATGCCGGGCGTGCGCGTCGCTGTCTTCATCAACCTTCTGACGGCTCTGCGTGCCTTCGACATCATCTATATCCTGACCGGTGGGGGGCCGGTGCGTTCGACCGAAACCGTCGGCTATTTCATGTATCGGGAATCCATGACCCAGTTCAAACTGGGCTATGGTGCGGCCGCTACCGTCATCCTGCTGCTTGCAGTCCTGATCGTCTCGATCCCCGCCATCATCCAGCGAACGGCAGGTGCGAAATGATCGGCAAAGCTCCTCGCTGGATTATCATCGTCGTCGGCATCGTCGCCTTCATCTGGGTCATCCCGATCATCGGCATCGTCGTCACCTCGTTGCGTCCGCCGGAGGGCGTATCGCTCGGCTGGTGGCGCTTCGATCATTTCGATCTTACGCTCGATGCCTGGCACCGCGTCTGGGACAAATACCCGCTCGCAGACTCCATGTGGGTGACGATGAAGACGGCGGGTATTGCGACGGCACTCACCATGCTGCTCACACCGGCCGCCGCCTATGCCTTCCACTTTCTGACATTCCCCTTCCGCCGGGTGCTGCTGATCATCATCATCAATGCATTCGTGCTGCCGCAACAAGTCGTCATCATTCCGCTCTTCACGCTCTGGCGCGACATGGGGCTGATCGACAACATTCTCTCTGTGCTCATTCCCTATGTCGGGCTGTCCTTCGCCTGGTCTATCTTCCTCGTCAAAAACTTCTTCGAGGATTTTCCGCGCGAGCTCGTGGAGGCGGCCAAGATCGACGGCTGCGGGCCGCTCGCGACCTTCCGCCATGTGGTGCTGCCGAACAGCCTGTCGCCTATCTTTGCCGTCGGCATCCTGCAGTTCCTCTGGACATGGAATGCGCTCCTGCTGCCCATGCTTTTCCTGCGCAGCGATGTGCCCCTTCCCGTGCTGCTTGCCCGTATTTCCGGCAGCTACGAGATCAACTGGGACCTGAGATCGGTGGCGGCCATCCTCACCACCATCGTCCCCCTGCTCGTCTTCCTCGTTTTCCAACGTCAGTTCGCCGCCGGCTCGCAAACCCGCACCGGCGCAAAGGAATAGGACCCATGCCCAAGACAACGAACAAGCCGCTGCGTTACCGCCAGATCCATCTCGACTTCCATACATCGGAGCATATTCCGGGCATCGGCGCCGATTTCGATCCGGATGCCTTCGTTTCGACGCTGAAGGCAGCCCATGTCGATTCCATCACCATTTTCGCCAAGTGCCATCACGGCTGGTCCTATTATCCGACCAAGGTCGGCAAGCCGCATCCGCAGCTTGCCCGCCCCGATCTTCTCGGCGACATG includes:
- a CDS encoding DUF2934 domain-containing protein — encoded protein: MTDREDRIRQRAYEIWEQEGRPQGEDMRHWLQAFQEISASVDADSQPARKPRAKKATATDKTAKPKVASKSKGGAQSVPTTTPPPKAAKPAGGVTKH
- a CDS encoding beta-galactosidase, producing MGSEPWYRTALRWGQTNLVEIDPERYDDTWWREHWRKTRVQGVIINAGGIVSYYPTKFPLHHKAVTLGERDLYGEIVKAAREEGLKVIARMDSNRVAEDFYRAHPDWICLDIDGKPYRQADKYVTCINSPYYSEYLPDIMREIIERTMPDGFADNSWAGIPRKNICYCRHCTEQFFAWSAVDLPGRHDWADENYRRWIQWNYKRRTDLWEFNNKVTTAVGGKDCCWMGMISGDILNNGNRFIDLKEILARSPIVMLDHQRRNLVDGFEDNTETGKRLHEVGGWDKLIPESTPQYQLGSPAFRLASMPPAEVRLWSSSGFAGGIQPWWHHIGSSHEDRRQYRTAEPIFKWHEANQDILINRQPQADVGVVWSQHNHDYHGRDKANDRTMNPYRGTTRALDRAGITYLPVNADDIGKAAGRFGVLVLPNLAAMTDKQVAAVEAFAAQGGSVIASSEASLYSEHGDRRKDFALAKLFGVHRKNGAHGDFEAANPDIETSARHTYLRLLPEQRAGVHGPSDKTAPKADGSRHPVLAGLDETDTLPFGGYLPIASVDDDVKVLATFIPDFPIYPPETSWMRQPYSDVPAITVREHGNGKFVWFVADLDRCYARDDQFEHARLITNAARWMLADRSLLRLEGTHDLVTAVLYQQDRRQIVHLNNRVLVSRVPGRQNELVPIGPVTLRLRKPRGKTASDANLRVAGKTVKVTDEGSEIAIDVGTILDHEVIVVDWS
- a CDS encoding IclR family transcriptional regulator, translated to MGEQVEEKNLHGRVQSIDRAMMLLEAMGMDEHGNRLVDLASRTGLAPSTVHRILTTLEQWQFIQYNPNDRMWHIGRQAFAIGSVFTRQSNLVATALPYLRRLRDQTRETSNLGFVQDGEMVCVDRVESRDITRSVSRVGSRVPMTASAMGKAILATYSQEDLEAILSREGSRRFTANTLTRQSALCADLERIRADGYAVDDEELVSGLRCVAAAVYDHRGEAICAISLSSLASRITPQRIPVLGRLLAETSAQLTAALSGEMPPVNAIAS
- a CDS encoding extracellular solute-binding protein produces the protein MTNSNRFMPEIRRRTLLAGAGSTALLAMAGATRAQDAVSGELVVLNWLGGSELDMMHSIEKAFLAKYPNVTIREVAITGQGDMRGGIRTALMGGEVVDVLFNTWPAFRKELADAGMLRPIDDQWKSFGWDKLVSQSWKDLGSIGDKTYGLTYTFGDRSGIWYKKEHLAKAGIAEPPKTWDEFVASFAKLTKAGYAAPIAIPGKYWAHAEWFETLLLRTAGVETAAKLGAHEIPWTDPAVKTALTKYAEMLTSGCCGAPNTMLANDWDGEADQVFQANAKNYLLIGMWMNNRAKNDYKLVEGKDYGLFQFPSLGMGHDDTSSVDAKELLVTTNGPNPKAADAFLDFWTSAEAANILAKAGYASPSSNVDASLYGEAQKVATQAVASSKLQFVLGDLLPGDLVDEYRVQLQKFLQDPSSANIDAVLAAIETKAQGSY
- a CDS encoding sugar ABC transporter permease translates to MADTSASPVREAAGVMQGSPLAAGIKGRRRLLRDTPAALILIAPVIVLFAIAVIYPLVETIRLSFWDIQGLRKPAFIGFGNYARLFADAAFRNTLLTTLIFTIGTTVISVAIGWVLAMLCAFAPQQTLPFRVMIFAAFGISEAVSGYMWIGIYRPDAGGLLNSLIQLLGFPGFAHAWLGDANTALWALIVAASWSGVGLPLMLIFAAIQAIPKSVLEAAYMDGARPLSTMRHIMMPLSMPGVRVAVFINLLTALRAFDIIYILTGGGPVRSTETVGYFMYRESMTQFKLGYGAAATVILLLAVLIVSIPAIIQRTAGAK
- a CDS encoding carbohydrate ABC transporter permease — its product is MIGKAPRWIIIVVGIVAFIWVIPIIGIVVTSLRPPEGVSLGWWRFDHFDLTLDAWHRVWDKYPLADSMWVTMKTAGIATALTMLLTPAAAYAFHFLTFPFRRVLLIIIINAFVLPQQVVIIPLFTLWRDMGLIDNILSVLIPYVGLSFAWSIFLVKNFFEDFPRELVEAAKIDGCGPLATFRHVVLPNSLSPIFAVGILQFLWTWNALLLPMLFLRSDVPLPVLLARISGSYEINWDLRSVAAILTTIVPLLVFLVFQRQFAAGSQTRTGAKE